In Macadamia integrifolia cultivar HAES 741 chromosome 5, SCU_Mint_v3, whole genome shotgun sequence, a single window of DNA contains:
- the LOC122080203 gene encoding uncharacterized protein LOC122080203 isoform X2 translates to MPGTIQVSVLDVDLPTSYSSSLSLSISVKVSMGKREYQTMGKGDFSFPLTTLRDKLVLTLLDGDGNELSRTVVETMSIVEKGIWDDLFPLEGGGHLHMKLQFILSDEERKRVREMRESAMKKKHEELSGSHRQLETPAACDATVGVNVASSSSSSSLKHEVAENPAQDKAINIGMRYIQGVSISNPVSHSNNRRFYPVNKVGTPLDQVEKTAPDGSEANPLEAPLSQELNVLDPSKGYRMNLVGKIEIHLPPADVPVRPIASLEVIDSQLGFSESSVTKTKYVAPAIVRKVQTHTPKEIALERSPSSEVGADANAPTTTSQSIKTGLKYPLKGPFEKETVRKETKSMEQISSKHLNSLSRARFWEVRQQSPNHMTKHGEQNGLDAQTANEPFGTLLPQSPGQLVVLSSNNTPTDQTMSSGITMFRGVGKLEYRCEESESPEDFCGPSITEIATVSGRMLDGPLATEEPCALCTDQQDFAPGFVLEDNGCRNCRENSDKKNIFEDSNIWNKSVAHTEVESCPLESPGSWILPDGSRRLCITGSEQVMELMGSWGVCRETHQRDMNLFKMDGFDEHGIHDDTDIWVNKDDVTSQCSRKPNPEGSGDVTMPGGLLGQVVKIAIMVAFGTLVLVTRQRKSR, encoded by the exons ATGCCAGGAACAATTCAAGTTTCCG TTTTGGACGTGGACCTTCCAACTTCATACTCatcctctctttctttgtcAATATCTGTGAAGG TTTCCATGGGCAAGAGGGAATATCAAACAATGGGCAAGGGAGACTTCTCTTT CCCATTAACGACTTTACGAGACAAATTGGTTTTGACTCTCTTGGATGGCGATGGGAATGAGCTATCACGGACAG TTGTAGAGACGATGTCCATTGTTGAAAAGGGAATCTGGGATGATCTCTTTCCACTTGAAGGAGGAGGGCATCTGCACATGAAGCTGCAATTCATCCTCAGTGATGAAGAGCGCAAGCGGGTTCGAGAAATG AGGGAATCtgcaatgaagaagaaacatgAGGAGCTCAGCGGTAGTCATAGACAGTTGGAAACTCCTGCTGCTTGTGATGCTACTGTGGGTGTTAATGTTGcttcatcgtcatcatcatcatccctcAAACATGAGGTTGCAG AAAATCCTGCTCAAGACAAAGCTATAAACATTGGAATGCGATACATTCAAGGTGTTTCAATATCAAATCCAGTTAGTCACAGCAACAATCGACGGTTTTATCCTGTAAACAAAGTCGGAACCCCACTTGATCAAGTCGAGAAAACAGCCCCAG ATGGCAGTGAAGCAAATCCATTGGAGGCTCCTCTGTCACAAGAGCTTAATGTCCTTGATCCAAGCAAAGGTTATCGCATGAATTTGGTTGGAAAGATTGAGATTCATTTACCTCCTGCAGATGTTCCTGTGAGGCCAATTGCTTCACTAGAAGTGATAGATTCTCAGTTAGGTTTCTCAGAATCATCTGTTACCAAAACTAAGTATGTAGCTCCTGCTATAGTGAGAAAGGTTCAAACTCATACACCTAAGGAGATAGCATTGGAGAGAAGTCCTAGCAGT GAAGTGGGAGCTGATGCTAATGCACCAACAACAACATCCCAATCAATAAAGACTGGCCTAAAATATCCTTTGAAAGGTCCTTTTGAGAAAGAAACTGTTAGAAAGGAAACTAAGTCAATGGAACAGATATCATCTAAGCATTTGAATTCTTTATCTAGAGCAAGATTCTGGGAAGTGAGGCAACAAAGTCCAAATCATATGACAAAACATGGGGAACAAAATGGATTGGATGCACAGACTGCAAATGAACCATTTGGGACGCTCTTACCACAGAGCCCTGGGCAGTTAGTGGTGCTGAGTTCAAATAACACCCCAACTGACCAAACAATGTCAAGTGGAATAACTATGTTCAGAGGAGTGGGTAAATTAGAATATAGATGTGAAGAGAGCGAGTCTCCAGAAGACTTCTGTGGACCATCTATAACAGAAATTGCTACAGTTTCAGGAAGGATGCTTGATGGGCCTTTGGCTACGGAAGAACCTTGTGCTTTGTGCACAGACCAACAAGATTTTGCTCCTGGTTTTGTGTTGGAGGACAATGGATGCAGAAATTGCAGAGAAAATTCAGACAAGAAAAATATCTTTGAAGATTCAAATATATGGAACAAATCAGTAGCACATACTGAAGTTGAAAGCTGTCCCCTAGAAAGCCCAGGAAGTTGGATATTACCAGATGGGTCTAGACGTTTGTGTATAACAGGGAGTGAACAAGTGATGGAACTCATGGGAAGCTGGGGTGTATGCAGAGAAACCCATCAAAGGGACATGAATCTGTTTAAGATGGATGGATTTGATGAG CATGGCATCCATGATGATACTGATATTTGGGTAAATAAAGATGATGTGACTTCTCAATGTTCAAGAAAACCGAATCCTGAAGGTTCTGGGGATGTTACAATGCCGGGGGGACTGCTTGGACAG GTAGTAAAGATTGCAATAATGGTGGCGTTTGGGACACTGGTCCTGGTTACCAGACAAAGGAAAAGCAG ATGA
- the LOC122080203 gene encoding uncharacterized protein LOC122080203 isoform X3 → MPGTIQVSVLDVDLPTSYSSSLSLSISVKVSMGKREYQTMGKGDFSFPLTTLRDKLVLTLLDGDGNELSRTVVETMSIVEKGIWDDLFPLEGGGHLHMKLQFILSDEERKRVREMRESAMKKKHEELSGSHRQLETPAACDATVGVNVASSSSSSSLKHEVAENPAQDKAINIGMRYIQGVSISNPVSHSNNRRFYPVNKVGTPLDQVEKTAPDGSEANPLEAPLSQELNVLDPSKGYRMNLVGKIEIHLPPADVPVRPIASLEVIDSQLGFSESSVTKTKYVAPAIVRKVQTHTPKEIALERSPSSVRNLISAFESSVAQHGIHDDTDIWVNKDDVTSQCSRKPNPEGSGDVTMPGGLLGQVVKIAIMVAFGTLVLVTRQRKSR, encoded by the exons ATGCCAGGAACAATTCAAGTTTCCG TTTTGGACGTGGACCTTCCAACTTCATACTCatcctctctttctttgtcAATATCTGTGAAGG TTTCCATGGGCAAGAGGGAATATCAAACAATGGGCAAGGGAGACTTCTCTTT CCCATTAACGACTTTACGAGACAAATTGGTTTTGACTCTCTTGGATGGCGATGGGAATGAGCTATCACGGACAG TTGTAGAGACGATGTCCATTGTTGAAAAGGGAATCTGGGATGATCTCTTTCCACTTGAAGGAGGAGGGCATCTGCACATGAAGCTGCAATTCATCCTCAGTGATGAAGAGCGCAAGCGGGTTCGAGAAATG AGGGAATCtgcaatgaagaagaaacatgAGGAGCTCAGCGGTAGTCATAGACAGTTGGAAACTCCTGCTGCTTGTGATGCTACTGTGGGTGTTAATGTTGcttcatcgtcatcatcatcatccctcAAACATGAGGTTGCAG AAAATCCTGCTCAAGACAAAGCTATAAACATTGGAATGCGATACATTCAAGGTGTTTCAATATCAAATCCAGTTAGTCACAGCAACAATCGACGGTTTTATCCTGTAAACAAAGTCGGAACCCCACTTGATCAAGTCGAGAAAACAGCCCCAG ATGGCAGTGAAGCAAATCCATTGGAGGCTCCTCTGTCACAAGAGCTTAATGTCCTTGATCCAAGCAAAGGTTATCGCATGAATTTGGTTGGAAAGATTGAGATTCATTTACCTCCTGCAGATGTTCCTGTGAGGCCAATTGCTTCACTAGAAGTGATAGATTCTCAGTTAGGTTTCTCAGAATCATCTGTTACCAAAACTAAGTATGTAGCTCCTGCTATAGTGAGAAAGGTTCAAACTCATACACCTAAGGAGATAGCATTGGAGAGAAGTCCTAGCAGTGTAAGGAATCTGATAAGTGCCTTTGAAAGTAGTGTAGCTCAG CATGGCATCCATGATGATACTGATATTTGGGTAAATAAAGATGATGTGACTTCTCAATGTTCAAGAAAACCGAATCCTGAAGGTTCTGGGGATGTTACAATGCCGGGGGGACTGCTTGGACAG GTAGTAAAGATTGCAATAATGGTGGCGTTTGGGACACTGGTCCTGGTTACCAGACAAAGGAAAAGCAG ATGA
- the LOC122078744 gene encoding cytochrome P450 90D2-like translates to MDNAWILGLVGAVLSFILLCRSLGAKIRRSRYRCPLPLGTFGWPLIGETFEFISCAYSDRPESFMDKRRRLYGKVFKSHIFGSPTIISTDAEVSRFVLQSDAKAFVPSYPSSLTELMGKSSILLINGSLQRRVHGLIGAFFKSPHLKAQITQDMQKYVQQSMATWKDNQLIYIQDETKNIAFQVLVKALISLDPGEEIEFLKQRFQEFIAGLISLPVKIPGSQLYRSLQAKKRMVKLVHEIIQDRRKSSSPSVPKDVIDVLLGDTSDQLTDELISDNMIDLMIPGEDSVPLLMTLAIKYLSDSPLALYQLMEENMKLKRQKAKLGEPLCWNDYMTLPFTQNVITETLRMGNIIIGVMRKAMKDVEIKGYLIPKGWCVFTYFRSVHLDEQHYDWPYQFNPWRWQDRDVGSCNFTPFGGGQRLCPGLDLARLEASIFLHDFVTQFRWVAEDDSVINFPTIRLKKRMPVWVKRR, encoded by the exons ATGGACAATGCctggattttgggtttggtgGGAGCAGTGTTGTCCTTCATACTTCTCTGTAGGAGTTTGGGGGCCAAAATCAGAAGATCAAGATACAGATGCCCACTTCCTTTGGGTACTTTCGGATGGCCTCTCATCGGTGAAACCTTTGAGTTCATCTCTTGTGCCTACTCAGACCGTCCTGAGAGCTTTATGGACAAGCGGCGACGCCT GTATGGAAAGGTTTTTAAATCCCACATCTTTGGTAGTCCAACCATCATATCAACAGATGCAGAGGTTAGTAGGTTTGTTCTGCAGAGTGATGCAAAGGCTTTTGTGCCATCTTACCCAAGCTCACTCACTGAGTTGATGGGCAAGTCATCCATTCTTCTCATTAATGGAAGCCTACAGAGGAGAGTCCATGGACTCATTGGAGCCTTCTTCAAATCTCCTCACCTTAAAGCTCAGATTACCCAAGACATGCAAAAGTATGTGCAACAATCCATGGCTACTTGGAAAGACAATCAGCTCATCTACATCCAAGATGAAACAAAAAAT ATTGCATTTCAAGTACTGGTGAAGGCATTGATTAGTTTAGATCCAGGAGAAGAAATAGAGTTTCTAAAGCAAAGATTTCAAGAATTCATTGCAGGTCTTATTTCCTTGCCGGTAAAGATACCGGGAAGTCAGCTTTACAGATCATTACAG gcaaagaaaagaatggtgAAATTGGTTCATGAGATTATCCAAGACAGAAGGAAGAGCAGCAGCCCAAGTGTTCCAAAAGATGTGATTGATGTATTGCTAGGTGACACAAGTGATCAATTAACGGATGAATTAATATCAGACAACATGATTGATTTGATGATTCCAGGGGAGGACTCAGTACCCCTCCTTATGACTCTAGCTATAAAGTACCTCAGTGATTCTCCCTTAGCTCTTTATCAATTGATG GAGGAAAACATGAAGTTGAAAAGACAAAAAGCTAAACTTGGAGAACCCTTATGTTGGAATGACTATATGACTTTACCCTTTACACAAAAT GTAATAACAGAGACCTTAAGGATGGGAAACATAATCATAGGAGTGATGCGTAAGGCCATGAAAGATGTGGAAATAAAAGGGTATTTGATACCAAAGGGATGGTGTGTCTTCACATACTTCAGATCAGTTCATCTTGATGAACAACATTATGATTGGCCTTACCAGTTCAATCCATGGAGATGGCAA GATAGAGATGTGGGTTCTTGTAACTTCACCCCCTTTGGAGGTGGACAAAGGCTTTGTCCTGGACTTGACCTGGCCAGGCTGGAAGCTTCCATTTTCCTCCACGACTTTGTCACTCAATTCAG GTGGGTGGCCGAGGATGATTCAGTTATCAACTTCCCCACGATAAGATTGAAAAAAAGAATGCCAGTGTGGGTCAAAAGGAGATAG
- the LOC122080203 gene encoding uncharacterized protein LOC122080203 isoform X1, with amino-acid sequence MPGTIQVSVLDVDLPTSYSSSLSLSISVKVSMGKREYQTMGKGDFSFPLTTLRDKLVLTLLDGDGNELSRTVVETMSIVEKGIWDDLFPLEGGGHLHMKLQFILSDEERKRVREMRESAMKKKHEELSGSHRQLETPAACDATVGVNVASSSSSSSLKHEVAENPAQDKAINIGMRYIQGVSISNPVSHSNNRRFYPVNKVGTPLDQVEKTAPDGSEANPLEAPLSQELNVLDPSKGYRMNLVGKIEIHLPPADVPVRPIASLEVIDSQLGFSESSVTKTKYVAPAIVRKVQTHTPKEIALERSPSSVRNLISAFESSVAQEVGADANAPTTTSQSIKTGLKYPLKGPFEKETVRKETKSMEQISSKHLNSLSRARFWEVRQQSPNHMTKHGEQNGLDAQTANEPFGTLLPQSPGQLVVLSSNNTPTDQTMSSGITMFRGVGKLEYRCEESESPEDFCGPSITEIATVSGRMLDGPLATEEPCALCTDQQDFAPGFVLEDNGCRNCRENSDKKNIFEDSNIWNKSVAHTEVESCPLESPGSWILPDGSRRLCITGSEQVMELMGSWGVCRETHQRDMNLFKMDGFDEHGIHDDTDIWVNKDDVTSQCSRKPNPEGSGDVTMPGGLLGQVVKIAIMVAFGTLVLVTRQRKSR; translated from the exons ATGCCAGGAACAATTCAAGTTTCCG TTTTGGACGTGGACCTTCCAACTTCATACTCatcctctctttctttgtcAATATCTGTGAAGG TTTCCATGGGCAAGAGGGAATATCAAACAATGGGCAAGGGAGACTTCTCTTT CCCATTAACGACTTTACGAGACAAATTGGTTTTGACTCTCTTGGATGGCGATGGGAATGAGCTATCACGGACAG TTGTAGAGACGATGTCCATTGTTGAAAAGGGAATCTGGGATGATCTCTTTCCACTTGAAGGAGGAGGGCATCTGCACATGAAGCTGCAATTCATCCTCAGTGATGAAGAGCGCAAGCGGGTTCGAGAAATG AGGGAATCtgcaatgaagaagaaacatgAGGAGCTCAGCGGTAGTCATAGACAGTTGGAAACTCCTGCTGCTTGTGATGCTACTGTGGGTGTTAATGTTGcttcatcgtcatcatcatcatccctcAAACATGAGGTTGCAG AAAATCCTGCTCAAGACAAAGCTATAAACATTGGAATGCGATACATTCAAGGTGTTTCAATATCAAATCCAGTTAGTCACAGCAACAATCGACGGTTTTATCCTGTAAACAAAGTCGGAACCCCACTTGATCAAGTCGAGAAAACAGCCCCAG ATGGCAGTGAAGCAAATCCATTGGAGGCTCCTCTGTCACAAGAGCTTAATGTCCTTGATCCAAGCAAAGGTTATCGCATGAATTTGGTTGGAAAGATTGAGATTCATTTACCTCCTGCAGATGTTCCTGTGAGGCCAATTGCTTCACTAGAAGTGATAGATTCTCAGTTAGGTTTCTCAGAATCATCTGTTACCAAAACTAAGTATGTAGCTCCTGCTATAGTGAGAAAGGTTCAAACTCATACACCTAAGGAGATAGCATTGGAGAGAAGTCCTAGCAGTGTAAGGAATCTGATAAGTGCCTTTGAAAGTAGTGTAGCTCAG GAAGTGGGAGCTGATGCTAATGCACCAACAACAACATCCCAATCAATAAAGACTGGCCTAAAATATCCTTTGAAAGGTCCTTTTGAGAAAGAAACTGTTAGAAAGGAAACTAAGTCAATGGAACAGATATCATCTAAGCATTTGAATTCTTTATCTAGAGCAAGATTCTGGGAAGTGAGGCAACAAAGTCCAAATCATATGACAAAACATGGGGAACAAAATGGATTGGATGCACAGACTGCAAATGAACCATTTGGGACGCTCTTACCACAGAGCCCTGGGCAGTTAGTGGTGCTGAGTTCAAATAACACCCCAACTGACCAAACAATGTCAAGTGGAATAACTATGTTCAGAGGAGTGGGTAAATTAGAATATAGATGTGAAGAGAGCGAGTCTCCAGAAGACTTCTGTGGACCATCTATAACAGAAATTGCTACAGTTTCAGGAAGGATGCTTGATGGGCCTTTGGCTACGGAAGAACCTTGTGCTTTGTGCACAGACCAACAAGATTTTGCTCCTGGTTTTGTGTTGGAGGACAATGGATGCAGAAATTGCAGAGAAAATTCAGACAAGAAAAATATCTTTGAAGATTCAAATATATGGAACAAATCAGTAGCACATACTGAAGTTGAAAGCTGTCCCCTAGAAAGCCCAGGAAGTTGGATATTACCAGATGGGTCTAGACGTTTGTGTATAACAGGGAGTGAACAAGTGATGGAACTCATGGGAAGCTGGGGTGTATGCAGAGAAACCCATCAAAGGGACATGAATCTGTTTAAGATGGATGGATTTGATGAG CATGGCATCCATGATGATACTGATATTTGGGTAAATAAAGATGATGTGACTTCTCAATGTTCAAGAAAACCGAATCCTGAAGGTTCTGGGGATGTTACAATGCCGGGGGGACTGCTTGGACAG GTAGTAAAGATTGCAATAATGGTGGCGTTTGGGACACTGGTCCTGGTTACCAGACAAAGGAAAAGCAG ATGA
- the LOC122078876 gene encoding uncharacterized protein LOC122078876: MSDDGPKLYTTKPKKAHLKQHRAKEFSSPPSMETPTAAPPPPPTQLPKESFAKRYKFLWPLLLTVNLAVGAYLFMRTKKKDIGTEDGETAVDVPSTPIATTTTTTTTTVTEKSTPTTLIMEPPKARPPILEDQQRELFKWILEEKRKVKPKDPEEKKRIDGEKAILKQFIRSKSIPSL, translated from the exons aTGAGTGATGATGGTCCAAAACTTTACACCACCAAACCCAAAAAAG CACACCTGAAGCAACACAGGGCCAAAGAATTCTCATCTCCTCCATCCATGGAGACTCCTACGGCGgcgcctcctcctcctcctacgCAACTTCCGAAGGAATCTTTTGCCAAACGCTACAAGTTCTTGTGGCCACTTCTCTTAACTGTGAATCTTGCTGTCGGAG CTTATCTGTTTATGAGGACCAAAAAGAAGGATATAGGAACAGAAGATGGCGAAACTGCAGTTGATGTTCCGTCTACTCCAATTGCAACCACAACTACAACTACAACTACTACAGTTACCGAAAAATCAACACCCACCACATTGATCATGGAGCCACCAAAGGCACGCCCACCTATCCTAGAGGACCAGCAGCGTGAGCTTTTCAAGTGGATattagaagagaaaaggaaagtcAAACCTAAGGATCCAGAAGAGAAGAAACGTATTGATGGAGAGAAGGCCATTCTCAAACAGTTTATTCGATCAAAATCTATCCCAAGTCTCTAA